The Microbacter sp. GSS18 genome has a segment encoding these proteins:
- a CDS encoding class I SAM-dependent methyltransferase produces the protein MGDDAYSLTSRMYDRFVEPMNAPLRRIAHRVCPPEPGWTVLDVGCGTGAALSEYAAAGCTTIGVDTSPAMIAAARRRLGPDADLRLSQGPGLPVADACADLVVISLVLHSIPRADAVALLRDASRALTADGRVLVTDFGSGGLRFPRGWWNRVVTAIAEMIAGPRHAANALAYLRRGGLEPLVADAGLTVRTHRQSAGGNIVLAVLGAPAAHA, from the coding sequence ATGGGAGACGATGCCTACAGCCTGACGTCGCGGATGTACGACCGGTTCGTCGAGCCGATGAACGCACCGCTGCGGCGCATCGCGCATCGGGTGTGCCCGCCCGAACCGGGGTGGACAGTGCTCGACGTCGGCTGCGGCACCGGCGCGGCGCTGTCGGAGTACGCCGCCGCGGGCTGCACGACCATCGGGGTCGACACGTCGCCCGCGATGATCGCGGCCGCTCGTCGGCGTCTCGGCCCGGATGCCGACCTGCGGCTGTCGCAGGGGCCCGGGCTGCCGGTCGCCGACGCGTGCGCGGATCTCGTGGTCATCTCGCTCGTGCTGCATTCGATTCCGCGTGCCGATGCCGTCGCGCTGCTGCGCGATGCGTCGCGCGCCCTCACCGCTGACGGCCGCGTGCTCGTGACAGACTTCGGCTCGGGCGGGTTGCGGTTCCCTCGCGGGTGGTGGAACCGCGTCGTCACGGCGATCGCCGAGATGATCGCCGGGCCGCGCCATGCGGCGAACGCCCTGGCGTACCTGCGCCGAGGCGGGCTGGAGCCCCTCGTCGCGGACGCCGGGCTGACCGTGCGCACGCACCGGCAGTCCGCCGGCGGGAACATCGTGCTCGCGGTGCTCGGCGCTCCCGCCGCGCACGCGTAG
- a CDS encoding 2-hydroxyacid dehydrogenase, whose protein sequence is MTTGIRPLVVSVPGEELAADLQPLPPGVEVIRWDMDSPAPRNEIDIVVPPYMSASVIMPRLADVRTRLVQGQSIGYEGIADHLPPAHVFANAASVHEASTAELAVALTLAAQRHLPDFVRAQGEHRWAAQFTQSLADRRVLLLGFGGVGKAIAARLAGFEVDITAVASRARVEDGMPVHGVDELADLLPSAEIVIASLPGGASTRGIVDDAFLTALPDRALIVNVGRGSLVDTDALVDHLQRGRVRAALDVTDPEPLPADHPLWSAPGTLIVPHVGGATSAMRPRIARLVRRQIERMLAGDEPVNVVIRS, encoded by the coding sequence GTGACCACCGGCATCCGTCCCCTCGTCGTCTCCGTCCCCGGCGAGGAGCTCGCCGCCGATCTGCAGCCGCTGCCGCCGGGGGTCGAGGTCATCCGCTGGGACATGGACTCGCCCGCGCCCCGGAACGAGATCGACATCGTCGTGCCGCCGTACATGAGCGCGTCGGTCATCATGCCGCGACTGGCGGACGTGCGCACGCGGCTCGTGCAGGGCCAGTCGATCGGCTATGAGGGCATCGCCGACCATCTGCCGCCGGCACACGTCTTCGCGAACGCCGCGTCGGTGCATGAGGCCTCGACCGCCGAGCTCGCTGTGGCGCTCACGCTCGCCGCTCAACGCCACCTCCCCGACTTCGTCCGCGCTCAGGGCGAGCACCGCTGGGCCGCGCAGTTCACGCAGAGCCTCGCCGACCGGCGCGTGCTGCTGCTGGGCTTCGGCGGTGTGGGCAAGGCGATCGCGGCGCGCCTGGCCGGCTTCGAGGTCGACATCACGGCCGTCGCATCGCGCGCGCGTGTCGAGGACGGGATGCCGGTGCACGGCGTCGACGAGCTCGCGGACCTGCTGCCGTCGGCCGAGATCGTGATCGCGTCGCTGCCCGGCGGAGCGTCGACACGCGGGATCGTCGACGACGCGTTCCTTACCGCGCTCCCCGACCGGGCGCTCATCGTCAACGTCGGGCGCGGATCGCTCGTCGACACCGATGCGCTCGTCGACCACCTGCAGCGCGGACGCGTGCGGGCGGCTCTCGACGTCACCGACCCGGAGCCGCTGCCGGCGGATCACCCGCTGTGGTCGGCGCCGGGCACACTCATCGTCCCCCACGTGGGGGGCGCCACGTCGGCGATGCGACCCCGGATCGCGCGCCTGGTGCGCCGTCAGATCGAGCGGATGCTGGCAGGAGACGAGCCGGTGAACGTGGTGATCCGCAGCTGA
- a CDS encoding GNAT family N-acetyltransferase, protein MARVHVETWREAYRGLMSDEILDDPGFVERRERLWSTALADEWPGRNRIAVADSLDGLVGIAMSGPPMDDDTAATRQLYVLYVFRAHYGSGVGQVLLDAVTDAGETTCLWVADPNPRAQEFYRRNGFAPDGVERIDDGVREIRMLRPSRS, encoded by the coding sequence ATGGCGCGCGTCCACGTCGAGACGTGGCGCGAGGCGTACCGCGGCCTCATGAGCGACGAGATCCTCGACGATCCGGGATTCGTCGAGCGACGCGAGCGCCTGTGGAGCACAGCCCTGGCCGACGAGTGGCCCGGCCGCAACCGCATCGCCGTCGCCGACTCCCTCGACGGCCTCGTCGGCATCGCGATGTCGGGACCGCCGATGGACGACGACACCGCGGCGACCCGCCAGCTGTACGTGCTTTACGTCTTCCGCGCGCACTATGGCTCCGGGGTCGGGCAGGTGCTGCTGGACGCCGTGACCGATGCGGGCGAGACGACGTGTCTGTGGGTCGCCGACCCCAACCCCCGCGCGCAGGAGTTCTACCGGCGCAACGGCTTCGCACCCGACGGCGTCGAGCGCATCGACGACGGCGTGCGCGAGATCCGGATGCTGCGCCCCTCTCGGTCGTAG